A genomic stretch from Phycisphaerae bacterium includes:
- a CDS encoding HAD hydrolase family protein — translation MSLKYRFLAIDVDGTLMNSRNELPPAHRQALHRAHEAGMIVCLCTGRMLAEARAVLDEIGLDSDVGVFVFGAIVSELSTGRTMHRTTIAHHLADRLVAHFRSLGSPVLVLYDSAEAGVDYRYIPGERNRKYFERWLQISPSRTEHLAEWRPLPFEPVRIGVIEDPAHIGETFTSVRQAFSPVELKCNSIFAPNYGLHVVECFAPTVNKWHGIMQVAGPMGVDGSEVVAIGDDVNDLEMIRHAGLGVAMGNAVASVKAVARWHVPSNDEDGLAVAIERILKNDE, via the coding sequence ATGAGTCTGAAGTACCGTTTCCTCGCCATCGACGTTGACGGGACGTTGATGAACTCGCGCAATGAATTGCCACCCGCCCACCGCCAAGCCTTACACCGGGCCCATGAGGCCGGCATGATCGTCTGCCTGTGCACCGGTCGTATGCTGGCCGAGGCCCGCGCGGTGCTCGATGAGATCGGCCTGGATTCAGATGTGGGCGTGTTCGTTTTCGGGGCGATCGTCAGCGAGTTGTCCACCGGCCGAACGATGCACCGCACGACGATTGCGCACCACCTGGCGGATCGGTTGGTCGCCCATTTTCGATCGCTGGGTTCTCCGGTTCTGGTGCTGTACGATTCCGCTGAGGCCGGCGTGGATTACCGCTACATACCGGGCGAGCGGAATCGCAAGTACTTCGAGCGTTGGCTGCAGATCTCGCCTTCTCGCACTGAGCACCTTGCAGAGTGGCGGCCGTTGCCTTTCGAGCCGGTTCGAATCGGCGTCATCGAGGATCCGGCCCACATCGGCGAGACCTTCACCTCCGTGCGGCAGGCTTTCTCGCCGGTCGAGCTGAAATGCAATTCTATCTTCGCTCCCAACTATGGCCTGCATGTGGTCGAATGCTTTGCCCCGACGGTCAACAAGTGGCACGGGATCATGCAGGTTGCCGGACCGATGGGTGTCGACGGTTCTGAAGTGGTGGCTATTGGAGACGACGTGAATGATCTCGAGATGATCCGCCATGCCGGCCTGGGGGTGGCGATGGGCAACGCCGTTGCCTCGGTGAAAGCCGTCGCCCGGTGGCATGTGCCCAGCAACGACGAAGACGGCCTGGCGGTGGCGATTGAGAGGATACTGAAGAATGATGAGTGA